A genomic window from Candidatus Bathyarchaeota archaeon includes:
- a CDS encoding site-2 protease family protein has protein sequence MGEPNIESEEKEPGRVEFSFPMLTIRTKIFSGVFDRLGALRISKWIGWAALVIVPIIAAIGLYLVSTSLFTLLWTPEARQITQELGPASYLLLPGINPILPIFYGWIAIVCAVVIHEGAHGIIARNRGFNVKSSGLLFFFIVPIGAFVDVDEDQIEKSKPKNSLRVMAGGVAGNTAVAVVCLIAMLLIVNGLTPVVNGVYISEVIEGMPAEQAGLMPTDVFVSIDGVPIEKYETDLKPIFADKNPGDIINVTVSRGKNWNETYSTIITLTESNGTAVMGITLGDLLTQERIDFYGTLTLDTLTLYMVPPSLAPGLVPFSDSLSSFYTHSLGSNWHVYANIFFWLWFVNLNVAIFNALPIYPLDGGRILDISLKSLLAQKASEKTISRITQTVTVALILILVMIAVIPFIL, from the coding sequence TTGGGTGAACCTAACATTGAATCTGAAGAAAAAGAACCTGGAAGAGTCGAGTTCAGTTTTCCAATGTTAACTATTAGGACCAAAATTTTCAGTGGAGTTTTCGATCGCCTAGGTGCATTAAGAATTTCAAAGTGGATCGGATGGGCTGCCCTTGTTATTGTTCCTATAATTGCTGCTATTGGACTTTACTTAGTGTCTACTAGCTTGTTTACATTACTTTGGACGCCAGAAGCCCGACAAATTACACAAGAATTAGGTCCAGCTTCTTATCTTCTGCTACCGGGAATTAACCCGATTCTTCCAATATTTTACGGGTGGATTGCAATAGTTTGTGCTGTTGTAATTCATGAAGGAGCCCATGGAATAATTGCTCGAAATAGAGGATTCAATGTTAAATCAAGTGGACTTTTGTTCTTCTTTATTGTTCCAATCGGAGCCTTTGTTGATGTTGACGAAGACCAAATAGAAAAATCAAAACCTAAAAACTCATTAAGAGTCATGGCAGGAGGTGTTGCAGGAAATACTGCTGTTGCTGTCGTGTGTCTTATTGCTATGCTCTTAATTGTTAACGGATTAACACCCGTAGTAAATGGTGTATATATTTCCGAAGTTATTGAAGGAATGCCTGCAGAACAAGCAGGGTTGATGCCTACAGATGTTTTTGTTTCAATAGATGGTGTACCCATAGAAAAATATGAAACAGATCTAAAACCCATATTTGCAGACAAAAATCCTGGGGACATCATCAATGTTACTGTATCGAGAGGAAAAAACTGGAACGAAACATATTCAACAATAATTACTTTGACAGAATCCAATGGAACTGCAGTAATGGGCATTACTCTAGGAGACCTACTGACACAAGAAAGAATAGACTTCTACGGAACCCTAACATTAGATACATTAACCCTATACATGGTTCCACCATCGTTAGCTCCCGGATTAGTTCCATTTTCTGATTCATTATCTTCGTTCTATACCCATTCTCTTGGATCAAACTGGCATGTCTACGCTAACATTTTCTTCTGGTTATGGTTCGTAAACCTTAATGTCGCAATATTCAATGCACTACCAATATACCCCCTCGATGGGGGACGCATACTAGACATTTCCCTCAAAAGTTTACTGGCCCAAAAAGCAAGTGAAAAAACAATTTCCCGAATCACTCAAACAGTTACAGTTGCACTAATTTTAATTCTGGTAATGATTGCGGTGATTCCCTTTATTTTGTAA
- a CDS encoding molybdenum cofactor guanylyltransferase yields MRLFQVKKRIIAKGYIVVEITLKKSAIILAGGFSRRFGSDKGLVLLKNKPLVRHVIDNVSTVVDEILVVVSSEQQKINFEPIVGENTKIIIDEDESQSPLIGTITGFSVATGNVSVLLPCDAPLVSTKVVQLLFELSYDKNAVIPRWPSGYLEPLQAVYRTEPTLIAAKKALLQKHLDMRSMIENLNQIRYISTVALQQLDPKLNSFFNVNTLQDLKKVEIFLN; encoded by the coding sequence ATGAGGTTATTTCAGGTAAAGAAAAGAATAATAGCTAAAGGTTACATCGTGGTCGAGATAACGTTGAAAAAATCAGCGATAATTCTGGCGGGAGGTTTCTCACGAAGATTTGGTAGCGATAAAGGACTGGTTCTTTTGAAGAATAAACCTCTTGTGCGGCATGTAATTGATAACGTTTCCACAGTGGTTGATGAAATTTTAGTTGTTGTAAGCTCTGAACAACAGAAAATAAATTTTGAACCGATCGTAGGAGAAAATACAAAAATAATAATTGATGAAGATGAATCTCAAAGTCCACTAATAGGTACAATAACTGGTTTTTCAGTAGCTACTGGAAATGTTTCTGTACTTCTCCCATGTGATGCCCCGTTAGTTTCAACAAAGGTAGTGCAACTTCTTTTCGAATTAAGTTACGATAAAAATGCTGTAATTCCTCGATGGCCAAGTGGTTACCTTGAACCTCTTCAGGCAGTATATCGTACAGAGCCTACTTTAATTGCTGCAAAAAAAGCATTGCTCCAAAAACACTTGGACATGCGTTCAATGATTGAAAATCTTAACCAAATAAGATACATCTCAACTGTAGCATTACAACAATTGGACCCTAAACTGAATAGCTTTTTTAATGTAAATACGCTTCAAGACCTAAAAAAAGTGGAAATTTTTTTGAATTAA
- a CDS encoding restriction endonuclease: MTTQTDVIITLLKYTTDKPVVKQIVSREAKVPVQVANNILNGLYEHDLIEYDNEQIELSSSQRVKLALYAINQGTDVEQVCKVLEWKEFENFVAKNFEKNNFVVKRNFRFKAAQRRWEIDVVAHSEPIIVSVDCKRWRRGWGNSSITRVAAEQAQRTQALANSFDFMQKKLGLNNWTQATLFPAILSLFPGPVKFYNKVPVVPILQLQNFVDEFLGHQKELVHFRANLGPKISDYSEDNT, from the coding sequence ATGACTACTCAAACAGACGTAATTATTACGTTACTTAAGTACACAACAGATAAGCCTGTTGTTAAACAGATTGTTTCTCGTGAAGCAAAAGTTCCAGTTCAAGTAGCAAACAATATCTTAAATGGGCTTTATGAGCATGATTTAATCGAATATGATAATGAACAAATTGAACTTTCTTCAAGCCAACGTGTCAAATTAGCTCTTTATGCCATCAACCAAGGAACTGACGTTGAACAAGTCTGTAAAGTTCTTGAATGGAAAGAATTTGAAAACTTTGTTGCTAAAAATTTTGAAAAAAACAATTTTGTTGTCAAGAGAAATTTCAGATTCAAAGCAGCACAACGAAGATGGGAAATTGACGTCGTAGCACATAGTGAACCAATTATTGTTTCCGTAGATTGTAAACGGTGGCGACGGGGTTGGGGAAATTCATCAATAACCCGTGTTGCTGCTGAACAAGCACAAAGAACACAAGCCCTAGCAAATTCATTTGATTTCATGCAAAAAAAATTAGGCTTAAACAACTGGACTCAAGCAACATTATTTCCTGCTATACTTTCTTTGTTTCCAGGTCCAGTGAAATTTTACAATAAAGTACCCGTGGTACCAATTCTGCAACTTCAAAACTTTGTTGATGAATTTTTAGGACACCAAAAAGAATTAGTTCATTTTCGAGCTAATCTTGGACCTAAAATATCAGATTATTCTGAGGATAACACATAA
- a CDS encoding DUF2284 domain-containing protein: MSKESEFSFLTMLALELGASETKIIPANEIIVENRVVLKCRVGCKHYGKTLMCPPYSPSTNEFRTILSEYRYALILKFKSKAHVTPEIVKLLSKDENDPSLTEEMRKKIHTFWITWKKDKLHLLKMVRDLEKAAMNKGYSMAVGFTTGSCLLCEKCNLEQKLCLHPSEARYTAQSVGVNIKQTLENAGMPVPFPMQGAPETFGMVLID, from the coding sequence ATGAGCAAAGAATCTGAGTTTAGTTTTCTTACAATGTTAGCCCTCGAACTAGGTGCTTCAGAAACAAAAATAATTCCAGCAAACGAAATTATTGTTGAAAACCGTGTAGTACTCAAATGTCGTGTAGGCTGCAAACACTATGGCAAAACGTTGATGTGTCCACCTTATTCGCCGAGTACAAATGAATTTAGAACAATATTAAGTGAATACCGTTACGCATTAATTCTAAAATTCAAAAGCAAAGCACACGTGACTCCTGAAATTGTTAAACTTCTTTCAAAAGATGAAAACGATCCCTCGTTAACAGAAGAAATGCGCAAAAAAATACATACATTTTGGATTACATGGAAAAAAGACAAACTACATTTGCTGAAAATGGTTCGTGACCTCGAAAAAGCTGCAATGAACAAAGGCTACAGTATGGCTGTTGGATTCACTACTGGTTCTTGTTTACTGTGTGAAAAATGTAATCTCGAACAAAAACTCTGTCTTCATCCAAGCGAAGCACGCTATACTGCGCAATCTGTTGGTGTTAACATTAAACAAACCTTGGAGAATGCTGGAATGCCGGTACCTTTTCCGATGCAGGGCGCTCCTGAAACATTTGGTATGGTGCTAATAGACTAA
- the fdhD gene encoding formate dehydrogenase accessory sulfurtransferase FdhD, with product MREIKINRLNTKKQTIKQQTDYVAEEKALHIYLNKRHYGTILCSPNQQKEMVLGHLLGEGVLTSTDEIEKLIIKKGGILTLKPNIDATQRISLSQRFSRRIVSACGSPDYRPISEIVESIPKLEFNLKVNSKVIYQSVTNLNQVSENFKTTGGVHAAALYSKDGKLLFLAEDVGRHNAVDKVIGAGALNQVAFSQCFLALSGRLTGDLVLKAARMKIQIVASLAAAISSGLDVAEITGVTLVGFARDNRMNVYTYPERIDLTKNRPLMT from the coding sequence TTGCGAGAAATCAAAATTAACAGATTGAACACAAAAAAACAAACAATAAAACAACAAACTGATTATGTTGCAGAAGAAAAAGCCCTTCATATTTATCTTAACAAACGTCACTACGGAACAATTCTTTGTTCCCCGAATCAGCAAAAAGAAATGGTTCTAGGGCATCTTCTAGGGGAAGGAGTTCTTACGTCTACAGACGAAATTGAAAAATTAATTATAAAAAAAGGTGGAATATTAACCCTAAAACCAAACATTGATGCCACGCAAAGAATCTCATTGTCCCAGCGATTTTCACGCCGAATTGTCTCAGCTTGTGGTTCACCTGATTATCGACCCATATCTGAAATTGTTGAAAGCATCCCAAAATTGGAATTTAACTTAAAAGTTAATTCTAAAGTAATTTATCAATCAGTAACAAACCTTAATCAGGTATCTGAAAATTTTAAAACAACAGGTGGGGTTCACGCTGCTGCATTGTATTCAAAAGATGGAAAACTGTTGTTTTTAGCTGAAGATGTTGGTCGCCACAATGCTGTAGACAAAGTTATTGGTGCAGGTGCATTAAATCAGGTAGCTTTTTCTCAGTGTTTTCTTGCTTTAAGCGGCAGACTGACAGGGGATTTAGTGCTAAAAGCGGCCCGAATGAAAATTCAGATTGTTGCATCTTTAGCGGCAGCTATTAGTTCCGGTTTAGATGTTGCAGAAATCACGGGAGTAACATTAGTTGGTTTTGCTCGGGACAACCGAATGAATGTTTATACATATCCCGAAAGGATAGATTTGACAAAAAACCGTCCTTTAATGACATAA
- the cofE gene encoding coenzyme F420-0:L-glutamate ligase has product MNKVEIFPVTGLPIIKEGDDLARLICEAAENQGTHIKNGDVIVVTHVIVSRAEGKIVDLNTITPSKFAETIAQTSDKDPRLVEVVLRESKSIVRMRKGKLITETKHGIVCANSGIDQSNVAGNDIVAPLPEDSDLSAQKIRKRINEITAKDVAVIVSDTHGRPLRHGEINIALGTSGFEPLRDRRGEIDLFGYTIRIKRTAIADELASAAELVIGQTNEGMPVAIIRGYDYPKSETANATIMTRSPQDDLFI; this is encoded by the coding sequence TTGAACAAAGTTGAAATTTTTCCAGTAACTGGGTTGCCCATTATAAAAGAAGGAGACGATTTAGCTCGGTTAATCTGTGAAGCTGCAGAAAATCAAGGAACTCACATCAAAAATGGTGACGTAATAGTAGTTACCCATGTTATTGTGTCACGGGCAGAAGGAAAAATAGTGGATCTTAACACAATAACTCCTTCTAAATTTGCTGAAACTATTGCACAAACATCAGATAAAGATCCGCGTCTAGTTGAAGTTGTCCTTAGAGAATCAAAAAGTATTGTCCGCATGAGAAAAGGCAAACTAATCACAGAAACAAAACATGGAATTGTTTGCGCAAATTCAGGAATTGATCAATCTAATGTTGCTGGAAATGACATTGTAGCACCTTTACCTGAGGATTCAGATCTGTCTGCTCAAAAGATTCGTAAACGTATAAATGAAATAACAGCAAAAGATGTAGCTGTAATTGTTTCTGACACACATGGTCGCCCCCTTCGGCACGGTGAAATAAACATAGCCTTAGGAACATCAGGCTTTGAACCGTTACGAGATCGCCGGGGTGAAATCGACCTTTTTGGATACACAATCAGGATAAAAAGAACTGCAATCGCAGATGAATTAGCTTCTGCCGCTGAATTAGTAATTGGACAAACAAATGAAGGAATGCCTGTTGCAATAATCCGTGGATATGATTATCCGAAATCTGAAACAGCAAACGCAACAATAATGACGAGATCTCCCCAAGACGACTTATTCATTTGA
- a CDS encoding RimK family alpha-L-glutamate ligase: MKIGIMTRDQDGWCTTQLRKAMKTQNITPVCFGYRTIIGRINYSPEASVKDLNLLHDIDAMITRPIGRGSLEEILFRMNLLHMLERQGLLIINSPLAIERAVDKYCTLTLFHENGLPVPRTAVTENHDEALKCFYELGGDVVVKPLFGSRGVGTSRVTDPDVAARIFRAVSFHHGVLYLQEFVNHGGSDIRAFVIGDRVVASMRRVSSSWKTNVSLGAKPVSIKLPEELEKIALQAAKVIGCKVTGVDLIEGPNGPVLIELNSQPGWRGLQSVTQTNIAEEIIKYIHSELKT, translated from the coding sequence TTGAAAATTGGAATCATGACCCGAGACCAAGATGGATGGTGCACCACACAATTACGAAAAGCAATGAAAACACAGAACATAACACCTGTCTGTTTTGGTTATCGCACAATAATTGGACGCATCAATTACAGCCCTGAAGCTTCAGTTAAAGATCTCAACCTTTTGCACGACATAGATGCAATGATAACTCGCCCCATAGGACGTGGCTCATTAGAAGAAATTTTGTTCAGAATGAACCTTCTTCATATGCTGGAACGCCAAGGATTACTAATAATCAATTCACCCTTGGCAATTGAACGTGCTGTAGACAAATATTGCACTTTAACCCTTTTTCACGAAAATGGTTTACCTGTTCCCCGAACAGCAGTAACCGAAAACCATGATGAAGCTTTAAAATGCTTCTATGAACTAGGTGGAGACGTAGTAGTAAAACCATTATTCGGTTCTCGAGGCGTCGGGACAAGTAGAGTTACAGATCCCGATGTAGCAGCAAGAATCTTCAGGGCAGTGTCCTTTCATCATGGAGTTTTGTACCTCCAAGAATTCGTTAATCACGGCGGCTCAGACATACGAGCATTCGTAATTGGAGACCGTGTTGTAGCTTCAATGCGACGTGTATCGTCAAGTTGGAAAACCAACGTAAGTCTTGGTGCAAAACCTGTATCTATCAAGTTGCCGGAAGAACTGGAAAAAATTGCATTACAAGCAGCAAAAGTCATTGGTTGCAAAGTAACCGGAGTAGACTTAATAGAAGGACCAAATGGACCCGTGCTCATTGAACTCAATAGTCAGCCGGGATGGAGAGGATTGCAGTCCGTTACTCAAACAAACATTGCAGAAGAAATCATCAAATATATTCACTCTGAGCTTAAGACTTAG
- a CDS encoding universal stress protein: MFSKILVAIDGSKTADRAVEFALDLAGKYSAELLIVSVFYVISTPLVARGMGFSSPSTTKQIEELGSFHEKILVDAVKKAKQVNGKLKVTKKLMNGPVAHKIVETANNGQFDLIVIGNRGLGGIKEIFLGSVSDRVVDEAKCPVLIVKENNIS, translated from the coding sequence ATGTTTAGCAAAATTTTAGTTGCTATTGATGGTTCTAAAACTGCTGATAGAGCGGTAGAATTTGCACTTGATCTAGCTGGAAAATACTCTGCAGAATTATTGATTGTTAGTGTGTTTTATGTGATATCAACCCCTTTAGTGGCACGCGGCATGGGTTTTTCCTCGCCAAGTACAACTAAACAAATTGAAGAACTGGGGTCATTCCATGAAAAGATACTGGTTGATGCTGTAAAAAAGGCAAAGCAAGTAAATGGTAAATTGAAGGTTACAAAAAAGTTGATGAATGGTCCTGTAGCACATAAGATCGTCGAAACAGCAAACAATGGTCAGTTTGATTTGATAGTTATTGGAAACAGGGGTCTGGGGGGAATTAAAGAAATATTTCTTGGAAGTGTCAGTGACCGAGTTGTAGACGAAGCAAAATGTCCAGTGTTAATAGTTAAAGAGAATAATATTTCATAA